A genome region from Armatimonadia bacterium includes the following:
- a CDS encoding transglutaminase domain-containing protein: protein PDLYQQAMQKAEEAKAKRDYPAMASAIRLALKYGPGKEYDWRSLAWSLHHAGQWQDSLGVAQENVKRNGVTGWSLEQLAESQMGVGDWGGARDTLRRIDALSPEDLGTAQGAIDDTRRRLLDLTGQRRYELTWKIDMKQGGPDKPARRLLMPRLQDPRQTVEFTVENVLQWEKVSEGPRDFIDVVKKPGEPFVIKAQVTIRGYALGYAKLESLSSPAFPKELQDCLGPFQHCATFDPASPLVSRIAGMCRSTTPARTVQNLLNWLRDNMHYEDTKSSTPEEILAGGQGVCHHYCSTFTVLCRAAGLPAQVAHGLVLKGEGEFTNNHGSHGWASVYLDPLGWVPVDPLDANSLALFGRSNYLLTDYANATADDNHFAYHSIQGYQCDGKVVAIEPQP, encoded by the coding sequence ATCCTGACCTCTACCAGCAGGCCATGCAGAAGGCCGAGGAGGCCAAGGCGAAGCGCGACTACCCGGCGATGGCCTCCGCGATCCGACTGGCCCTGAAGTACGGTCCCGGGAAGGAATACGACTGGCGCAGTCTCGCCTGGTCGCTCCACCATGCCGGGCAGTGGCAGGACTCGCTCGGCGTGGCGCAGGAGAACGTCAAGCGCAACGGCGTCACGGGCTGGTCGTTGGAGCAACTCGCGGAGTCACAGATGGGCGTGGGAGACTGGGGCGGTGCGAGGGACACGCTGAGGCGGATCGACGCCCTCTCACCAGAGGATCTTGGCACTGCACAAGGGGCCATCGACGACACGCGCAGACGTCTACTCGACCTCACCGGTCAGCGCCGCTACGAGCTGACCTGGAAGATCGACATGAAACAGGGCGGCCCTGACAAGCCTGCCCGACGCCTGCTGATGCCGCGCCTTCAGGACCCGCGGCAGACTGTCGAGTTCACCGTCGAGAACGTCCTGCAGTGGGAGAAGGTGAGCGAAGGGCCACGCGACTTCATCGACGTCGTCAAGAAGCCCGGCGAACCCTTCGTCATCAAGGCACAGGTCACGATCCGTGGCTATGCCCTGGGTTACGCGAAGCTGGAGAGCCTGAGCTCGCCCGCCTTCCCGAAGGAGTTGCAGGACTGTCTGGGGCCCTTCCAGCATTGCGCAACCTTCGACCCGGCGTCGCCGCTGGTGTCGCGAATTGCCGGAATGTGCCGGAGCACCACGCCCGCGCGGACCGTCCAGAATCTGCTGAACTGGCTGCGCGACAACATGCATTATGAGGACACCAAAAGCAGCACGCCGGAGGAGATCCTCGCCGGTGGGCAGGGCGTCTGCCACCACTACTGCAGTACCTTCACGGTCCTGTGTCGGGCAGCCGGACTTCCCGCCCAAGTCGCCCACGGCCTCGTCCTCAAGGGCGAGGGCGAGTTCACGAACAACCACGGGAGTCACGGCTGGGCCTCCGTCTACCTGGACCCGCTCGGCTGGGTACCCGTCGACCCCTTGGATGCGAACTCCCTGGCTCTGTTTGGTCGCTCCAACTACCTGCTGACGGACTATGCCAACGCGACGGCAGACGACAACCACTTCGCCTACCACAGCATCCAGGGCTACCAGTGCGACGGCAAGGTGGTCGCGATCGAGCCGCAACCCTGA